From Rubrivirga sp. SAORIC476, a single genomic window includes:
- a CDS encoding ribose-phosphate pyrophosphokinase, translating into MALLVPASTLPVSIFAGRSNPALAQRIAEEGGWTLGEVTLKDFSDGEIYVRYEESIRGTDLFIIQSTPPPAEHWMELFLMIDAARRASAARITAVLPYFGYARQDRKDQPRVSIAARMIAKMLQDAGVDRVLTMDLHAAQIQGFFDIPVDHLYGSAVFETWLDENTLMLAGSNGQTVEDFRQNLVVVAPDVGASKIARAYAKRFKAGLALIDKRRPEANVAEVMNIIGDVKGKNCLVIDDLCDTAGTLTSGAKALSDAGALSVQAFCSHPLLSGPAVDRIEASPLSRVIVTDSVPLARTSDKIEVISVAPLFAESIHRIGSDESISTLFVE; encoded by the coding sequence GTGGCCCTCCTCGTGCCCGCCTCGACGCTGCCTGTCTCGATCTTTGCCGGGCGCTCCAACCCTGCGCTGGCCCAACGGATCGCCGAGGAAGGCGGTTGGACCCTGGGCGAGGTGACCCTCAAGGACTTCTCCGATGGCGAGATCTACGTTCGCTACGAGGAGTCGATCCGGGGCACCGACCTGTTCATCATCCAGTCGACCCCGCCGCCAGCGGAGCACTGGATGGAGCTCTTCCTGATGATCGACGCCGCGCGGCGGGCCTCGGCGGCGCGCATCACGGCGGTGCTGCCGTACTTCGGCTACGCGCGGCAGGACCGAAAGGACCAGCCCCGCGTGTCCATCGCGGCCCGCATGATCGCGAAGATGCTCCAGGACGCGGGCGTGGACCGGGTGCTGACGATGGACCTCCACGCGGCCCAGATCCAGGGCTTCTTCGACATCCCGGTCGACCACCTCTATGGCTCGGCGGTGTTCGAGACGTGGCTCGACGAGAACACGCTGATGCTGGCGGGCTCCAACGGCCAGACGGTCGAGGACTTCCGTCAGAACCTCGTGGTGGTCGCCCCGGACGTGGGCGCGTCGAAGATCGCGCGGGCCTACGCCAAGCGCTTCAAGGCCGGGCTGGCGCTCATCGACAAGCGGCGGCCGGAGGCCAACGTGGCCGAGGTGATGAACATCATCGGCGACGTGAAGGGCAAGAACTGCCTGGTGATCGACGACCTGTGCGATACGGCGGGCACGCTCACGTCGGGCGCGAAGGCGCTCTCCGACGCGGGCGCGCTGAGCGTGCAGGCGTTCTGCTCCCACCCACTGCTCTCCGGCCCGGCCGTCGACCGCATCGAGGCGAGCCCGCTCAGCCGCGTCATCGTGACCGACTCGGTGCCGCTGGCGCGCACGTCCGACAAGATCGAGGTCATCTCGGTGGCGCCGCTCTTCGCCGAGTCGATCCACCGCATCGGCTCCGACGAGTCCATCTCGACGCTGTTCGTGGAGTGA